A DNA window from Ranitomeya imitator isolate aRanImi1 chromosome 2, aRanImi1.pri, whole genome shotgun sequence contains the following coding sequences:
- the LOC138663691 gene encoding zinc finger protein 391-like isoform X1: MDMDREKMAERILHLTLEILFRLTGEDYTVVKKTSSESWQVPVSEGWGKPLSPITGPPPDPLIHEDINDQKILELIYKMIELLTGEVPIRCQDVSVYFSMEEWEYLEGHKDLYKDVIMEVPQPLTLPDLSCKRTTPERCPHPLLPQDCKQEDLYVLQDHQGEDLTHINTTETHVRGDERCKEEIPTYDYPADYCAGRSEGQLTSSIFKSDDLEIPQGTIEVYAIAPDIPSSLHSKDLSSDPFKHVLTFDSLLTTKENQSSKRSIKKLTASKAKKTFLCSEYENSFPFEKSFLKHQKIHTAENRFSCSKCGKCFNQKSDLVIHQRTHTGEKPFSCSECGKCFNFKGNLVIHQRTHTGEKPFSCSECGKCFNQKSDLVRHQITHTEDKPFSCSECGKCFKHKGNLVIHQRIHTGVKPFSCSECEKCFYHKSDLVKHQRNHTGEKPYTCSECGKCFKHRGNLVIHERTHTGEKPFSCLECGRCFTRKAHLDHHQRTHSGEKPFSCS, translated from the exons atggatatggacagggagaagatggcggagaggatattacacctcaccctagagatcctgttccggcttactggagag GATtatacagtagtgaagaagacatcTAGTGAGTCCTGGCAggtccctgtgtctgagggatggggaaaacccctgagcccaatcacggggcctccacctgaccccctgatacatgaggacatcaatgaccagaagatcctagaactcatctacaagatgattgagctgctgactggagag gttcctataaggtgtcaggatgtctccgtctatttctccatggaggagtgggagtatttagaaggacacaaagatctataCAAGGACGTCattatggaggttccccagcccctcacattacCAG ATCTATcttgtaagaggacaacaccagagagatgtcctcatcctcttcttccgcaggactgtaaacaagaagatctctATGTtcttcaggatcatcag ggtgaagatctgacccatattaatactacagagacacatgtgaggggtgatgagcggtgtaaagaggagattcctacatatgactacccag cAGATTACTGTGCCGGGAGATCAGAGGGAcaactgacatcttcaatttttaaatcagatgatcttgagatcccacagggtACAATTGAAGTGTATGCCAttgctccagatataccatcatcccttcacagcaaagatctgtcatctgatcctttcaAACATGTCCTAACTtttgattcattactgactactaaggaaaatcaaagtagcAAAAGAAGCATTAAAAAGCTAACTGCTTCTAAAGCAAAGAagacatttttatgttcagaatatgAAAATAGTTTTCCGTTcgaaaagtcttttcttaaacatcaaaaaatccacacagcagagaatagattttcttgttccaagtgtgggaaatgttttaaccagaaatcagatcttgttatacaccagagaactcacacaggggagaagcctttttcttgttcagaatgtgggaaatgttttaactttaaagggaatcttgttatacaccaaagaactcacacaggggagaagcctttttcttgttcagaatgtgggaaatgttttaaccagaaatcagatcttgttagacatcagataaCTCACACAGAGGATAAGCCTTTTtcttgctcagaatgtgggaaatgttttaaacacaaagggaatcttgttatacaccagagaattcacacaggggtgaagcctttttcttgttcagaatgtgagaaatgtttttaccataaatcagatttggttaagcaccagagaaatcacacgggggagaagccttatacctgttcagaatgtgggaaatgttttaaacacagAGGGAATCTTGTTATTCacgagagaacccacacaggggagaagcctttttcatgtttagaatgtgggagatgttttacccggaaagcgcatcttgatcaccaccagagaacccactcaggggagaagcctttttcatgttcttaa
- the LOC138663691 gene encoding zinc finger protein 391-like isoform X2 encodes MDMDREKMAERILHLTLEILFRLTGEDYTVVKKTSSESWQVPVSEGWGKPLSPITGPPPDPLIHEDINDQKILELIYKMIELLTGEVPIRCQDVSVYFSMEEWEYLEGHKDLYKDVIMEVPQPLTLPDLSCKRTTPERCPHPLLPQDCKQEDLYVLQDHQGEDLTHINTTETHVRGDERCKEEIPTYDYPDYCAGRSEGQLTSSIFKSDDLEIPQGTIEVYAIAPDIPSSLHSKDLSSDPFKHVLTFDSLLTTKENQSSKRSIKKLTASKAKKTFLCSEYENSFPFEKSFLKHQKIHTAENRFSCSKCGKCFNQKSDLVIHQRTHTGEKPFSCSECGKCFNFKGNLVIHQRTHTGEKPFSCSECGKCFNQKSDLVRHQITHTEDKPFSCSECGKCFKHKGNLVIHQRIHTGVKPFSCSECEKCFYHKSDLVKHQRNHTGEKPYTCSECGKCFKHRGNLVIHERTHTGEKPFSCLECGRCFTRKAHLDHHQRTHSGEKPFSCS; translated from the exons atggatatggacagggagaagatggcggagaggatattacacctcaccctagagatcctgttccggcttactggagag GATtatacagtagtgaagaagacatcTAGTGAGTCCTGGCAggtccctgtgtctgagggatggggaaaacccctgagcccaatcacggggcctccacctgaccccctgatacatgaggacatcaatgaccagaagatcctagaactcatctacaagatgattgagctgctgactggagag gttcctataaggtgtcaggatgtctccgtctatttctccatggaggagtgggagtatttagaaggacacaaagatctataCAAGGACGTCattatggaggttccccagcccctcacattacCAG ATCTATcttgtaagaggacaacaccagagagatgtcctcatcctcttcttccgcaggactgtaaacaagaagatctctATGTtcttcaggatcatcag ggtgaagatctgacccatattaatactacagagacacatgtgaggggtgatgagcggtgtaaagaggagattcctacatatgactacccag ATTACTGTGCCGGGAGATCAGAGGGAcaactgacatcttcaatttttaaatcagatgatcttgagatcccacagggtACAATTGAAGTGTATGCCAttgctccagatataccatcatcccttcacagcaaagatctgtcatctgatcctttcaAACATGTCCTAACTtttgattcattactgactactaaggaaaatcaaagtagcAAAAGAAGCATTAAAAAGCTAACTGCTTCTAAAGCAAAGAagacatttttatgttcagaatatgAAAATAGTTTTCCGTTcgaaaagtcttttcttaaacatcaaaaaatccacacagcagagaatagattttcttgttccaagtgtgggaaatgttttaaccagaaatcagatcttgttatacaccagagaactcacacaggggagaagcctttttcttgttcagaatgtgggaaatgttttaactttaaagggaatcttgttatacaccaaagaactcacacaggggagaagcctttttcttgttcagaatgtgggaaatgttttaaccagaaatcagatcttgttagacatcagataaCTCACACAGAGGATAAGCCTTTTtcttgctcagaatgtgggaaatgttttaaacacaaagggaatcttgttatacaccagagaattcacacaggggtgaagcctttttcttgttcagaatgtgagaaatgtttttaccataaatcagatttggttaagcaccagagaaatcacacgggggagaagccttatacctgttcagaatgtgggaaatgttttaaacacagAGGGAATCTTGTTATTCacgagagaacccacacaggggagaagcctttttcatgtttagaatgtgggagatgttttacccggaaagcgcatcttgatcaccaccagagaacccactcaggggagaagcctttttcatgttcttaa